In Carassius gibelio isolate Cgi1373 ecotype wild population from Czech Republic chromosome B13, carGib1.2-hapl.c, whole genome shotgun sequence, one genomic interval encodes:
- the LOC127970504 gene encoding trace amine-associated receptor 13c-like, translating into MKVSDLGVTNVDNQTIQYCFPDNNLSCTKSIRPEVEYIVVYIFVSVTSVFTVFLNLLVIISISHFKQLHTPTNVLILSLAVADLIAGLILMPVQGMKLIEPCWYFGEMFCSIFPLILYVVVTASLGNLVIISVDRFIAVNDPLQYPLKVNNNRVVVSIVVNWLFSFVYSFYLLYEYLINPERNHTCIGECVLSVKLENLILDSFVCLVAPCSVIASLYAKICFVANYQAKHLNAVTDKKARSEKKAARTLGIVVGVYLLCWAPYYLVTLSIGHDENDSLIINIMYWILCLNSCMNPLIYAMFYRWFRLSAKYILTLKVFEPSSEYFNLFPEEK; encoded by the coding sequence ATGAAAGTGTCTGATTTGGGAGTGACAAATGTGGACAATCAAACAATCCAATACTGCTTTCCAGACAACAATTTGTCTTGTACCAAAAGTATCAGACCAGAAGTGGAGTACATTGTTGtgtacatttttgtttctgtAACATCAGTGTTCACTGTGTTTCTGAACTTGTTGGTGATAATCTCCATTTCACACTTCAAGCAGCTCCACACTCCGACCAATGTGCTGATCCTCTCTCTGGCCGTGGCTGATCTGATCGCAGGACTGATTCTCATGCCAGTGCAAGGAATGAAACTCATTGAGCCATGCTGGTACTTTGGAGAAATGTTTTGTTCAATATTTCCTCTTATTCTGTATGTGGTTGTTACTGCATCTCTTGGTAATTTGGTTATTATATCTGTGGATCGGTTCATTGCTGTGAACGACCCTTTGCAATATCCACTTAAGGTCAATAAcaacagagttgttgtttctatTGTTGTAAACTGGttattttcatttgtatattCATTTTATCTATTGTATGAGTATTTAATCAATCCAGAAAGAAACCACACATGTATTGGAGAATGTGTACTTTCTGTTAAATTGGAAAATTTGATATTAGATTCCTTTGTTTGTTTAGTGGCACCTTGTTCAGTAATTGCTTCTTTATATGCGAAAATTTGTTTTGTAGCAAATTACCAAGCTAAGCATTTAAATGCAGTCACAGACAAAAAAGCTAGATCAGAAAAGAAGGCTGCAAGAACCTTAGGGATCGTAGTAGGGGTTTATCTTCTTTGCTGGGCACCATACTATTTAGTTACTCTTTCCATTGGGCATGATGAAAATGATTCTCTTATAATTAACATAATGTATTGGATTTTATGCCTGAATTCCTGCATGAATCCACTTATCTATGCAATGTTTTATCGGTGGTTTAGACTATCAGCAAAATACATTTTGACACTGAAAGTATTTGAACCTTCATCAGAGTACTTCAATCTGTTCCCAGAAGAGAAATGA